A stretch of DNA from Gimesia chilikensis:
ATTCGGAACGCAGTTCGCCGGTGAGTTCAGGAGTTTTTAACCCATCCAGAAACGGCTTGAGTTGTGAGCCGATATCGTCGGTATTTTCTGATTCGACCACATACTTGACCAGCGGATAGTACCGTGTTGAGTATTCAATCTTATTCTGCAGACGCAGTGGGCCATAGATGACGATTGGGATATTTGCGGTCCGGGAATCGGCTCTCAGGTTGGCGATGGTTTGAGAGAGTCCCCAGCGTGCAATGTTATACTCCAGCGCGATGAATTCGACATCCATGCGATCAGTGGCGGCTTTGAAACCGGCCATGCCTGTTTGAACCGGCGTGGTTTCATATCCCAGTTCGTGGAACACACCCGCCATGGTCTGTCCCCGGGGAATGCTGCTGTCGACCACGATCGCAGCCTGTGTCCCCTCGCCCCGCAGAGCACGGGTGAGGATGCTGATTACGCGGTTGGCGCCTGGAAAGGGTTTTGCCGGGTCAAGCTGCAGAATCGCTGTAGCAGCAGCGAACTGTACCCGTCGATCGGGGTAATTCAGGGCGGCGATCAGAGACGAGTGCTTGTCGAGCTGTTCGTGCAGCAGTGTGCGCGAACCAATCTGACCCAGTGCTTTGAGGGCAGCGAGAGCACTGGGGGTGTGCCCCTGTTTCATCGCCAGGGCCAGCACACGGCTGACTGCAGAGGGACCGGAAAGCAGGGCCAGGTTGAAGGTCGTGCCGGGGCCTTCGGGTAAAGGCTGATTCCAGCCAACCTGGTATGCTTCAAGGGCGAGCGCCATTGCCAGATAGAGTGTTTGTACGTCCTGTTTGTCCGGAGACATTTCCAGAGCTTCTTTGGCCAGTCGGAGTCCTTCAACCAGGTTGACTTCCTGGGCGGGGAGTTCCTTCTTGACGACCGTCTGAGCCGCATTGTCCCAGACCCAGATGGGCTGGGTTTCTGATTTCGTTTCATGTTTCTGGTACAGGTTGAGGGCCGCATTTTTCAGTATAAGCTGCGCTTCGTGGCGATTCAGCTCATAGGTCTTGCGGGGGTTCTTACCCAGGATCTTGGCCAGTGCCATGCGGGCAGCCACCTGAACGTTTTGTGGCTGGCTCTGGGAAAAAGCGGGATTCCAGAGGTAGAGAGCATCAGCCGGACGGGCAAGATCGCCGAGAACATCTGCTGCGATTTTACGAATTTTCTCCTGCGGTGCCCGCAGAGCGGCGATCAGTGGCGGAACGACAGGATCACCAAGCTGAGTCAGGGCAAATGTGAGTTCGTCATTTCGTGCCGGGTCCTGGCTCTGGCTCAGTTGTTTAAGAATCGGAGGAGCAACAATCTCACCTGCCGATTTGAGCTGAATGATGGCAATGTCCCGTTCCGTAGGCGTTCCCGAAAGTGCATCGATCAGGGAATTAATCCGGGAGGGATCCGTGGCATACGCCCGGAAGGCGGATTCCATTTTCTTTAACAGGGTGATCGACTCGGGTTGCAGTTTCTTGTTATTAGCCAGGCGGAGAAAAGCAGCGGGACCGTACTTGTCACGGAGCTTCAGGATCAGTTCATCGTCTGGATTGCCTTTCAGCAACTGGTCCAGATACGCTTTGGCGGAAGCCGCATGCCCCAGGTCTGTCAGCTGGACCACAGCTTGCATCAGCTGTTCGGGAGTCTCAGGCTTGGAGAGCAGCAGATCATCGGCAGTCAGACCGGTAGCCGTTGTTGTTTCAGGAGTTGTGGCCGGTGGTGGTTCTTGAGACCAGACGGAAGAAGGCGTACTCAAAGCGCAGAGAAATACCAGAGCAATTAATGCCAGGATCCGGTTATTTAAAGACATTCAGTCGACTCCGTGTCGTCGTGGTTGTCGGCTATTCATGGCGGCTATCGAGACAGAGCCTGAGCAGGCACTGTCGAACTGATAGATAGAATATCTCTCAGCGAGATGATAGTAACAGTTTTAATATACTATTCTTGTCACCTTACCCAAAACAACATAATTCAATTATTTCAATAGACTCTTCACAGAAATCTGTTGTCTGGTATTCGTATGGACATATTCTCCACGGCAGCTTCTGTATCAAGTATCATCGTTTCTGACGGCGATAACGGTTCA
This window harbors:
- a CDS encoding HEAT repeat domain-containing protein → MSLNNRILALIALVFLCALSTPSSVWSQEPPPATTPETTTATGLTADDLLLSKPETPEQLMQAVVQLTDLGHAASAKAYLDQLLKGNPDDELILKLRDKYGPAAFLRLANNKKLQPESITLLKKMESAFRAYATDPSRINSLIDALSGTPTERDIAIIQLKSAGEIVAPPILKQLSQSQDPARNDELTFALTQLGDPVVPPLIAALRAPQEKIRKIAADVLGDLARPADALYLWNPAFSQSQPQNVQVAARMALAKILGKNPRKTYELNRHEAQLILKNAALNLYQKHETKSETQPIWVWDNAAQTVVKKELPAQEVNLVEGLRLAKEALEMSPDKQDVQTLYLAMALALEAYQVGWNQPLPEGPGTTFNLALLSGPSAVSRVLALAMKQGHTPSALAALKALGQIGSRTLLHEQLDKHSSLIAALNYPDRRVQFAAATAILQLDPAKPFPGANRVISILTRALRGEGTQAAIVVDSSIPRGQTMAGVFHELGYETTPVQTGMAGFKAATDRMDVEFIALEYNIARWGLSQTIANLRADSRTANIPIVIYGPLRLQNKIEYSTRYYPLVKYVVESENTDDIGSQLKPFLDGLKTPELTGELRSEYRAAALYWLSHIASSQRTNIYDLKQAEQPLLDLVSDRSLASNALITLGGIPTRTAQEDLVQVITTPTYEADVREIAALQLAFHIQKFGLMIDTMQISAVQKAYQAAKDPKLNTALASVMGTLMPDSKVVGERLQKFQPAGALP